One stretch of Streptomyces sp. NBC_01363 DNA includes these proteins:
- a CDS encoding response regulator transcription factor has product MSPAEDDPQRILIVDDEPAVREALQRSLAFEGYGTEVAVDGLDALARAESYAPDLIVLDIQMPRMDGLTAARRLRSTGTTTPILMLTARDTVGDRVTGLDAGADDYLVKPFELDELFARIRALLRRSSYATAAGGGVPDDDVLAFADLRMNLATREVTRGARRVELTRTEFTLLEMFLAHPRQVLTREQILKAVWGFDFEPSSNSLDVYVMYLRRKTEAGGEPRLVHTVRGVGYALRSGGGDG; this is encoded by the coding sequence ATGAGCCCCGCCGAAGACGATCCGCAGCGCATCCTGATCGTCGACGACGAGCCCGCCGTACGCGAGGCCCTGCAACGCAGTCTCGCGTTCGAGGGCTACGGCACCGAGGTGGCCGTCGACGGTCTCGACGCCCTCGCCAGGGCCGAGTCGTACGCCCCCGACCTCATCGTCCTCGACATCCAGATGCCCCGGATGGACGGCCTGACCGCCGCCCGCCGGCTCCGCTCCACGGGCACCACCACCCCCATCCTGATGCTCACCGCCCGCGACACCGTCGGCGACCGGGTCACCGGTCTCGACGCGGGCGCCGACGACTACCTGGTCAAGCCCTTCGAACTGGACGAGCTGTTCGCCCGCATCCGGGCCCTGCTGCGCCGCAGCTCGTACGCGACCGCGGCGGGCGGCGGCGTCCCCGACGACGATGTGCTGGCCTTCGCGGACCTCCGGATGAACCTCGCCACCCGCGAGGTCACCCGGGGCGCCCGCCGGGTCGAGCTGACCCGCACGGAGTTCACCCTCCTGGAGATGTTCCTGGCCCACCCGCGGCAGGTGCTGACCCGCGAGCAGATCCTGAAAGCGGTGTGGGGCTTCGACTTCGAGCCGAGCTCCAACTCCCTGGACGTGTACGTGATGTACCTGCGCCGCAAGACGGAGGCGGGCGGCGAACCGCGCCTCGTGCACACGGTGCGGGGGGTCGGCTACGCGCTCCGCTCCGGCGGCGGTGACGGATGA